The Pelagibacterium halotolerans B2 genome has a segment encoding these proteins:
- the tpiA gene encoding triose-phosphate isomerase yields the protein MQERLRPLIAGNWKMHGTGAALEQIARLKTLLQEAGDIESEVLICPPATLLDRAARRAQSSAIRIGGQDCHADPGGAHTGDISASMLLDAGASHVILGHSERRADHGETSDIVRDKTKAALAAGLIPIICVGETEAERLAGTANQVVGEQIDLSLPDAFGETPIIIAYEPVWAIGTGRTPTTDDIAHMHAHMRNLLVARFGTAGESALLLYGGSVKPSNAEEILRTPEVNGALVGGASLLADDFFSIIVAA from the coding sequence ATGCAAGAGCGATTGCGGCCATTGATTGCCGGAAACTGGAAGATGCATGGGACGGGCGCCGCGCTCGAGCAGATCGCACGGCTCAAGACCCTTCTCCAGGAAGCCGGCGATATCGAAAGCGAGGTGCTCATATGCCCACCGGCGACGCTGCTCGACAGAGCAGCCCGAAGAGCCCAGAGCAGCGCAATCCGCATCGGCGGGCAGGACTGCCACGCCGATCCCGGCGGAGCCCACACGGGAGACATAAGCGCCTCCATGCTGCTCGACGCCGGAGCGTCCCACGTTATCCTTGGTCACTCCGAGCGCCGCGCCGACCATGGCGAAACGAGCGATATCGTGAGGGACAAGACCAAAGCCGCGCTGGCTGCCGGTCTTATCCCGATCATTTGCGTCGGCGAAACCGAGGCCGAGCGTCTTGCAGGGACCGCGAATCAGGTGGTTGGCGAGCAGATCGATCTTTCACTGCCGGATGCCTTCGGCGAGACGCCGATTATCATCGCCTACGAGCCGGTGTGGGCCATCGGCACCGGACGGACGCCAACGACTGACGATATCGCCCATATGCACGCCCACATGCGCAACCTGCTGGTCGCGCGTTTCGGCACGGCAGGGGAGAGTGCGTTGCTGCTCTATGGTGGTTCGGTAAAGCCTTCCAACGCCGAAGAAATCCTGCGCACGCCAGAGGTCAACGGTGCTCTGGTCGGCGGCGCGAGCCTGCTTGCGGACGACTTCTTTTCCATCATCGTCGCCGCCTGA
- the secG gene encoding preprotein translocase subunit SecG: MATVLIVAYLLIVIAMIVVILLQRSEGGGLGMGGGGGGNFMSSRGSANLLTRTTAILGTLFMVTAIGLTIISQTDRSSTSILDQAAQNADGTPATVLDALDALGTENDDLAVPSQPATSGDDLAVPAVPQEEAPASTEEPPATSESEVIEPGSSMMSTMPEEPAAADEAPAEETTTPGN; encoded by the coding sequence ATGGCCACGGTACTCATTGTCGCCTATCTGTTGATCGTGATCGCCATGATCGTGGTGATCCTGCTCCAGCGTTCGGAAGGCGGCGGCCTCGGAATGGGCGGCGGCGGTGGCGGCAATTTCATGTCCTCGCGCGGGTCGGCCAACCTCCTTACCCGTACGACCGCCATTTTGGGCACCCTGTTCATGGTCACGGCAATCGGCCTTACAATCATCAGCCAGACCGACCGCAGCTCGACCTCGATCCTGGACCAGGCCGCTCAGAATGCCGACGGCACTCCGGCGACCGTGCTCGACGCTCTCGATGCTTTGGGAACAGAGAACGACGATCTCGCTGTGCCTTCCCAGCCCGCCACCTCGGGCGACGATCTTGCCGTGCCGGCCGTTCCCCAGGAAGAGGCTCCGGCCTCCACCGAGGAACCACCGGCTACCAGTGAATCCGAGGTGATCGAGCCCGGCTCGTCGATGATGTCGACAATGCCAGAGGAACCCGCCGCGGCCGACGAAGCGCCGGCGGAGGAAACGACGACCCCCGGCAACTAG
- a CDS encoding CTP synthase, whose product MARYVFITGGVVSSLGKGLASAALGAVLQARGYKVRLRKLDPYLNVDPGTMSPYQHGEVFVTDDGAETDLDLGHYERFTGRSANQKDNVTTGRIYSDILAKERRGDYLGATVQVIPHVTDEIKSFVTSDNDDFDFVLCEIGGTVGDIEAMPFLEAIRQLGNELPRGDAVFVHLTLMPFIPSAGELKTKPTQHSVKELRSIGIQPDVLLIRCDRPIPEGEKRKLSLFCNVRPSAVIQALDVASIYDVPISYHEEGLDDEVLAAFGIKDAPAPELDGWREISRRVHEPEGTVNIAIVGKYTGLKDAYKSLSEALAHGGIANNVKVNLEWIDSEVFERDDPAPYLEGIHGILVPGGFGERGSEGKINAARFARIRDVPYFGICFGMQMACIEAARNTAHIPKASSTEFGPTKEAVVGLMTEWVKDNEKRAGSDKDLGGTMRLGAYPAQLVRGSRVADIYGTNRISERHRHRYEVNMTYRKVLEANGLLFSGLSPDGTLPEIVERTDHPWFIGVQYHPELKSRPFEPHPLFRSFIAAAVEQSRLV is encoded by the coding sequence ATGGCTCGGTACGTTTTCATCACCGGTGGCGTGGTCTCCTCGCTCGGAAAAGGTCTTGCTTCGGCGGCGCTTGGCGCCGTGTTGCAGGCGCGTGGCTACAAGGTTCGGCTGCGCAAGCTCGACCCTTATCTCAATGTCGATCCCGGCACGATGTCGCCCTATCAGCACGGCGAAGTGTTCGTGACCGACGACGGCGCGGAAACCGACCTCGATCTGGGTCACTACGAGCGCTTCACGGGCCGCTCGGCCAACCAGAAAGACAACGTAACGACGGGACGGATTTATTCCGATATTCTCGCCAAGGAGCGCCGCGGCGACTATCTCGGCGCTACGGTTCAGGTGATCCCGCACGTTACCGACGAGATCAAATCCTTCGTCACCTCCGACAATGACGATTTCGATTTCGTTCTGTGCGAAATCGGCGGCACTGTCGGCGATATCGAAGCCATGCCGTTCCTCGAGGCCATCCGCCAGCTTGGCAATGAACTGCCACGCGGCGATGCTGTCTTCGTGCATCTGACACTGATGCCGTTTATCCCCAGCGCGGGCGAACTCAAGACCAAGCCGACCCAGCACTCGGTCAAGGAATTGCGCTCGATCGGCATCCAGCCCGATGTTCTGCTGATCCGCTGTGACCGCCCGATCCCCGAAGGGGAAAAGCGCAAGCTTTCCCTGTTCTGCAACGTCCGTCCGTCGGCCGTTATCCAGGCGCTCGATGTCGCCTCGATCTACGACGTGCCGATCTCCTACCATGAGGAAGGGCTGGACGACGAAGTGCTGGCCGCCTTCGGCATAAAGGACGCTCCGGCGCCTGAACTCGATGGCTGGCGCGAGATTTCGCGCCGCGTCCACGAGCCCGAGGGCACGGTCAATATCGCCATCGTGGGCAAATATACCGGGCTCAAGGATGCCTATAAGTCGCTTTCCGAGGCCCTGGCGCATGGCGGCATCGCCAACAACGTCAAGGTCAACCTCGAATGGATCGATTCCGAGGTGTTCGAGCGTGACGATCCGGCGCCCTATCTCGAAGGCATCCATGGCATTCTCGTGCCCGGCGGCTTTGGCGAGCGCGGTTCTGAAGGCAAGATCAACGCTGCTCGGTTCGCCCGCATTCGCGATGTTCCCTATTTCGGGATCTGTTTCGGAATGCAGATGGCCTGCATCGAAGCGGCCCGCAATACTGCGCACATTCCGAAAGCCTCCTCGACCGAATTCGGTCCGACCAAGGAAGCTGTCGTCGGGCTGATGACCGAATGGGTCAAGGACAATGAAAAGCGGGCCGGCTCGGACAAGGATCTGGGCGGCACGATGCGGCTGGGCGCCTATCCGGCCCAGCTCGTTCGCGGCAGCCGGGTTGCCGATATCTATGGCACCAACCGGATTTCCGAGCGCCATCGGCATCGCTACGAGGTCAACATGACCTACCGCAAGGTGCTGGAGGCCAACGGTCTTCTGTTTTCCGGACTTTCGCCGGATGGAACCTTGCCGGAAATCGTCGAGCGCACCGACCACCCCTGGTTCATCGGCGTCCAGTACCATCCCGAACTCAAATCCCGCCCATTCGAACCGCACCCCTTGTTCCGCTCATTCATCGCGGCGGCGGTCGAACAAAGCCGTTTGGTCTAA
- a CDS encoding DUF4169 family protein, whose translation MAEIVNLRQARKNKLRAEKERAADTNRAKFGRTKAEREKSEKQAELDAKRLDFHKRQSENDQ comes from the coding sequence ATGGCTGAGATCGTCAATCTCCGTCAGGCCCGAAAGAACAAGCTGCGCGCTGAAAAAGAGCGCGCAGCCGACACCAATCGTGCCAAATTCGGCCGCACCAAAGCCGAGCGCGAAAAGTCTGAAAAACAGGCTGAACTCGACGCAAAGCGTCTCGATTTTCACAAACGTCAATCCGAGAACGACCAGTAG
- a CDS encoding PRC-barrel domain-containing protein has protein sequence MPTASGHTTAIRATRAVGTDVYNLDGKKIGKVEDIVLDKTDNAIMFAVVGFGGFLGMGEKYHALPWATLDYDKDQDGYVVPFTRDELEAGPADTITELTKDDGLHARQEAYSYYKVDPYWH, from the coding sequence ATGCCTACTGCATCCGGACACACCACGGCCATTCGCGCCACACGCGCTGTCGGCACCGATGTCTATAATCTCGATGGCAAGAAGATCGGAAAGGTCGAGGACATCGTTCTCGACAAGACCGATAATGCCATCATGTTTGCCGTCGTCGGTTTCGGTGGCTTCCTTGGAATGGGCGAGAAATATCACGCTCTTCCCTGGGCCACGCTCGATTACGACAAGGACCAGGATGGCTACGTCGTCCCGTTTACGCGCGACGAACTTGAAGCAGGGCCGGCCGACACCATCACCGAATTGACCAAGGATGACGGACTCCACGCACGCCAGGAAGCCTATTCCTACTACAAGGTCGATCCATACTGGCATTAG
- the eno gene encoding phosphopyruvate hydratase has translation MSAIVDVIGRQIFDSRGNPTVEVDVVLDDGSFGRAAVPSGASTGAHEAVELRDGGEAYLGKGVLNAVDNVNTLIASEIEGLDALDQIAIDQAMIELDGTPNKGKLGANAILGVSLAVARAAAESSALPLWRYVGGPNARLLPVPMMNIINGGEHADNPIDIQEFMIMPVGADSIADAVRIGTEIFHTLKKGLASEGHNTNVGDEGGFAPNLSSTEDALGFIMKSIEKAGYAPGEDVYLALDCASTEFFKDGSYNLKGEGKTLGSDEMVRYLQDLTNRFPIISIEDGMAEDDWDGWKALTEAIGSNVQLVGDDLFVTNTERLTSGIRMGVANSILVKVNQIGSLSETLEAVETAHKASYTSVMSHRSGETEDSTIADLAVALNCGQIKTGSLARSDRLAKYNQLIRIEEFLGTSGRYAGRSILKG, from the coding sequence ATGTCTGCAATTGTTGACGTCATCGGCCGTCAGATATTTGACAGCCGCGGCAATCCGACCGTCGAAGTCGACGTGGTTCTCGACGACGGCAGCTTCGGTCGTGCCGCGGTCCCCTCGGGCGCGTCCACCGGCGCGCATGAAGCTGTGGAGTTGCGCGACGGCGGCGAAGCCTATCTCGGCAAGGGCGTGCTTAACGCCGTCGATAACGTCAACACCCTGATCGCCAGCGAGATCGAAGGGCTCGACGCGCTCGATCAGATCGCAATCGATCAGGCGATGATCGAGCTCGACGGCACACCCAACAAGGGCAAGCTGGGCGCTAACGCCATTCTGGGCGTGTCGCTCGCCGTGGCGCGCGCCGCCGCAGAATCCAGCGCTCTGCCGCTGTGGCGCTATGTAGGCGGGCCGAACGCGCGCCTGCTGCCAGTGCCGATGATGAACATCATCAATGGCGGCGAGCATGCCGACAACCCGATCGATATCCAGGAATTCATGATCATGCCGGTGGGCGCGGATTCGATCGCCGATGCCGTCCGGATCGGCACGGAAATCTTTCATACGCTGAAAAAGGGCCTGGCCTCCGAGGGGCACAATACCAACGTTGGCGACGAAGGCGGCTTTGCACCCAACCTCAGCTCCACCGAAGACGCCCTGGGTTTCATCATGAAATCCATCGAGAAGGCAGGCTATGCGCCGGGCGAGGACGTCTATCTTGCCCTCGATTGCGCCTCGACCGAGTTCTTCAAGGACGGCAGCTACAACCTCAAGGGCGAAGGCAAGACGCTCGGGTCGGACGAGATGGTCCGCTACCTCCAGGACCTGACCAACCGCTTCCCCATCATTTCCATCGAAGACGGCATGGCTGAGGATGATTGGGACGGCTGGAAGGCCCTGACCGAGGCCATCGGGTCAAACGTTCAACTGGTCGGCGACGATCTGTTCGTCACCAACACCGAGCGGCTGACCTCGGGCATCCGCATGGGCGTAGCCAATTCGATCCTCGTCAAGGTCAACCAGATCGGCTCGCTTTCGGAAACCCTCGAGGCCGTCGAGACCGCGCACAAGGCGTCCTACACTTCGGTCATGTCGCACCGTTCGGGTGAGACCGAGGATTCGACAATTGCCGACCTCGCCGTCGCGCTCAACTGCGGGCAGATCAAGACCGGCTCTCTGGCCCGCTCGGACCGGTTGGCCAAATACAACCAGTTGATCCGTATCGAGGAATTCCTCGGCACCTCCGGCCGCTACGCCGGCCGTTCGATCCTTAAGGGATAA
- a CDS encoding FtsB family cell division protein — MTAGLLAFQGYLGYHVVTGAFGIDSQREMLAEITILEARRAALETEIESYEHRIALFDPRRLDPDILTERARALLGLVHPDDIIIVPDDGI; from the coding sequence ATGACTGCAGGCTTGCTGGCGTTTCAGGGCTATCTTGGCTATCACGTTGTCACCGGAGCCTTCGGTATCGACAGCCAGCGCGAAATGCTCGCCGAAATCACCATATTGGAGGCGCGCCGCGCGGCGCTGGAAACCGAAATCGAGTCCTACGAACATCGCATCGCCCTGTTCGACCCGCGCAGGCTCGACCCCGATATTCTGACCGAGCGGGCACGCGCTCTGCTCGGACTCGTGCATCCCGACGATATCATCATCGTGCCGGATGATGGGATTTAA
- the pdhA gene encoding pyruvate dehydrogenase (acetyl-transferring) E1 component subunit alpha, which yields MARKATAAKAKSNAPEFTKDEELHAFREMLLIRRFEEKAGQMYGMGLIGGFCHLYIGQEAVVTGITMASKKGEDAQITGYRDHGHMLVMGLDPKGVMAELTGRKGGLSKGKGGSMHMFSNEHRFYGGNGIVGAQASLGTGLAFASKYRGDGSVSITYFGDGAANQGQVYESFNMAKLWKLPVVYVIENNKYAMGTSVERSASTTDLSQRGVSFGIPGEQVDGMDVRMVKEAAERAIEHARSGKGPYILEMLTYRYRGHSMSDPAKYRSKDEVTTMRSERDPIEQVRKRIIEQKFASEDELKDIEKDIRAIVTEAADFATNDPEPDPSELYTDITV from the coding sequence ATGGCGCGTAAAGCGACGGCCGCCAAGGCCAAATCCAATGCCCCCGAATTCACCAAGGACGAGGAACTCCACGCTTTCCGCGAAATGCTGCTCATCCGGCGCTTTGAAGAAAAAGCCGGCCAGATGTATGGTATGGGTCTGATCGGCGGGTTCTGTCACCTCTATATCGGCCAGGAAGCCGTCGTCACCGGCATCACCATGGCATCCAAGAAGGGCGAAGACGCCCAGATCACCGGTTATCGCGACCACGGCCATATGCTCGTCATGGGGCTGGACCCCAAGGGCGTCATGGCCGAGCTGACCGGCCGCAAGGGCGGGTTGTCCAAAGGCAAGGGCGGCTCGATGCACATGTTTTCCAACGAGCACCGCTTTTATGGCGGCAACGGCATCGTCGGTGCGCAGGCATCGCTGGGCACGGGCCTCGCCTTCGCCTCGAAATATCGCGGCGACGGGTCGGTTTCGATCACCTATTTCGGTGACGGCGCGGCCAATCAGGGCCAGGTCTATGAGAGCTTCAACATGGCCAAGCTCTGGAAGCTGCCTGTTGTCTATGTGATTGAGAACAACAAATACGCCATGGGTACCTCGGTCGAACGGTCCGCCTCGACCACTGACCTCTCACAGCGCGGCGTGTCCTTCGGTATCCCCGGCGAGCAGGTCGACGGCATGGACGTCCGCATGGTCAAGGAAGCGGCCGAGCGGGCCATCGAACACGCACGGTCCGGCAAGGGGCCCTATATCCTCGAAATGCTCACTTACCGCTATCGCGGCCACTCCATGTCCGATCCCGCCAAGTATCGCTCCAAGGACGAGGTGACGACGATGCGGTCCGAGCGCGATCCGATCGAGCAGGTCAGAAAGCGCATTATCGAGCAGAAATTTGCCAGCGAGGACGAACTCAAGGATATCGAAAAGGATATCCGGGCCATCGTCACCGAAGCCGCCGATTTTGCCACCAACGATCCCGAGCCCGATCCGTCCGAGCTCTATACCGACATCACAGTATAA
- a CDS encoding pyruvate dehydrogenase complex E1 component subunit beta, whose product MPTDILMPALSPTMEEGTLAKWIVKEGDKVGPGDVLAEIETDKATMEVEAVDEGVIGKIFVAEGTEGVKVNTPIAALLGEGESAGDVATPEVSADEPKESEKPGPDTEVAEKSEPTTKAKDAPAAPQFKPQDDPDIPDDVEMVTVTVREALRDAMAEEMRADKDVFVMGEEVAEYQGAYKVTQGLLQEFGAERVIDTPITEHGFAGLGVGAAFAGLKPIIEFMTWNFGMQAIDQIINSAAKQLYMSGGQVTAPMVFRGPNGVASRVGAQHSQDYSAWYSHVPGLTVIAPYTAADAKGLLKAAIRSPNPVVFLENELLYGTTGEVPKMDDFVLPIGKARIARKGKDVTIVSFSMGMRYATQATEKLVDAGVDVELIDLRTLRPLDIDTVIESVKKTGRVVTVEEGWPQGGIGSEISARLMERAFDYLDAPVTRVTGKDVPMPYAANLEKLALPSVDEVIAAVNAVTYRS is encoded by the coding sequence ATGCCAACCGATATTCTTATGCCCGCGCTCTCGCCCACCATGGAAGAGGGCACTCTTGCCAAATGGATTGTCAAGGAAGGCGACAAGGTCGGTCCCGGCGACGTTCTGGCCGAGATCGAAACCGACAAGGCGACCATGGAAGTCGAAGCCGTCGATGAAGGTGTGATCGGCAAGATTTTCGTCGCCGAAGGCACCGAAGGCGTCAAGGTCAATACCCCGATCGCCGCGCTGTTGGGCGAGGGCGAAAGCGCCGGCGACGTCGCCACCCCCGAAGTTTCGGCCGATGAGCCAAAAGAATCCGAAAAGCCCGGTCCCGATACCGAGGTCGCCGAAAAATCCGAGCCGACCACGAAAGCCAAGGACGCCCCGGCCGCGCCTCAGTTCAAGCCCCAGGACGATCCCGACATCCCCGACGATGTCGAGATGGTGACCGTCACTGTGCGCGAAGCACTGCGCGATGCAATGGCCGAAGAGATGCGGGCCGACAAGGATGTCTTCGTCATGGGCGAGGAAGTGGCTGAGTACCAGGGCGCCTATAAGGTGACCCAGGGCCTGCTCCAGGAATTCGGCGCCGAACGGGTGATCGATACGCCGATCACCGAGCACGGCTTTGCCGGTCTTGGCGTGGGTGCCGCATTTGCGGGGCTCAAGCCCATCATCGAGTTCATGACCTGGAACTTTGGCATGCAGGCCATCGACCAGATTATCAATTCGGCCGCCAAGCAGCTCTATATGTCGGGCGGGCAGGTGACGGCCCCCATGGTGTTCCGTGGCCCCAATGGTGTCGCTTCGCGCGTCGGTGCCCAGCACAGCCAGGACTATTCGGCCTGGTACAGCCACGTGCCCGGCCTGACCGTCATCGCGCCCTACACCGCGGCCGACGCCAAGGGCCTTCTCAAGGCTGCCATTCGCTCGCCCAATCCGGTTGTCTTCCTCGAGAACGAGCTTCTTTACGGCACCACCGGCGAAGTGCCCAAGATGGACGATTTCGTCCTGCCCATCGGCAAGGCGCGCATTGCGCGCAAAGGCAAGGACGTCACCATCGTCTCCTTCTCGATGGGGATGCGTTACGCCACCCAGGCCACTGAAAAGCTCGTCGACGCCGGCGTCGATGTCGAACTGATCGACCTGCGCACCCTGCGCCCGCTCGACATCGATACGGTGATCGAATCGGTCAAAAAGACCGGACGTGTGGTGACCGTCGAAGAAGGCTGGCCGCAGGGCGGCATCGGATCGGAAATCTCGGCCCGTCTCATGGAGCGCGCCTTCGATTACCTCGACGCGCCCGTCACCCGCGTGACCGGCAAGGATGTGCCCATGCCCTATGCGGCGAACCTTGAAAAGCTGGCCCTGCCCAGCGTCGACGAGGTCATCGCCGCGGTCAACGCCGTCACCTACCGCAGCTAA
- a CDS encoding pyruvate dehydrogenase complex dihydrolipoamide acetyltransferase gives MPINITMPALSPTMEEGTLAKWHVKEGDSVSSGDVIAEIETDKATMEVEAVDEGTIGKILVSEGSENVKVNAVIAVLLEEGESTSDIGDAAPPPKAEAPKAEAEQPKAEQKSKDEPKAPSTSSDAKPTPEPLPAPKADGKRVFASPLARRLARDAGIDLAAVSGSGPKGRVVKADIEKAKKDGVSAKPGAAPAAGAPLPAGMGKNQVLAMYEEGTYDIVPNDGMRKTVAARLTESKQTVPHFYLTLDCNIDALMKAREDLNASATKDKDGKPAYKLSVNDFIMKAWAIALQQVPQANATWAGDSILYHHRSDVAVAVAVPGGLFTPVVKSCDTKGLRQISEEVKDLATRARSKKLAPHEYQGGSSAVSNLGMYGIKHFGAVINPPHGTILAVGAGEERVYAEKGQIKTGSFMTVTLSCDHRSVDGALGAELLAAFKKLIEAPVMMLA, from the coding sequence ATGCCTATCAACATCACGATGCCCGCCCTGTCGCCCACCATGGAAGAGGGCACGCTGGCCAAATGGCACGTCAAGGAAGGCGATAGCGTTTCTTCCGGTGACGTGATCGCCGAGATCGAGACCGACAAGGCCACTATGGAAGTGGAAGCCGTCGATGAAGGCACGATCGGCAAAATCCTGGTTTCCGAAGGCAGCGAGAACGTCAAGGTCAATGCGGTGATCGCCGTCCTGCTCGAAGAGGGTGAGAGCACGTCCGATATCGGCGACGCAGCACCGCCCCCAAAGGCTGAAGCGCCGAAAGCGGAGGCCGAACAGCCCAAGGCCGAGCAAAAGTCTAAAGACGAACCGAAGGCACCCTCGACCAGTTCCGACGCCAAGCCGACCCCCGAACCGCTCCCGGCGCCGAAAGCCGACGGCAAGCGCGTATTCGCCTCGCCACTGGCCCGTCGCCTCGCCAGGGACGCTGGGATCGATCTCGCCGCCGTTTCGGGTTCGGGCCCCAAGGGACGCGTGGTCAAGGCCGATATCGAGAAGGCCAAAAAGGACGGCGTTTCCGCTAAGCCCGGCGCTGCTCCCGCCGCCGGTGCACCGCTACCTGCCGGCATGGGCAAGAACCAGGTTCTCGCCATGTACGAGGAGGGCACCTACGACATCGTGCCCAATGACGGCATGCGCAAGACAGTTGCCGCCCGCCTCACCGAATCCAAGCAGACGGTGCCGCACTTCTATCTCACGCTCGATTGCAACATCGATGCGCTCATGAAGGCGCGTGAGGACCTGAACGCCTCGGCCACCAAGGATAAGGATGGCAAGCCGGCCTATAAGCTTTCGGTCAACGATTTCATCATGAAGGCATGGGCCATTGCCCTTCAGCAGGTGCCGCAGGCCAACGCCACATGGGCCGGCGATTCGATCCTCTACCATCATCGTTCCGACGTCGCCGTTGCTGTTGCGGTGCCGGGCGGGCTGTTCACCCCGGTCGTGAAGTCCTGCGATACCAAGGGCCTTCGGCAAATTTCCGAGGAGGTCAAGGATCTCGCCACTCGCGCGCGTTCCAAAAAGCTCGCGCCCCATGAATATCAGGGGGGCTCGTCGGCGGTTTCCAACCTGGGCATGTACGGCATCAAGCATTTCGGCGCCGTCATCAACCCGCCGCACGGCACTATCCTTGCCGTCGGTGCGGGAGAAGAGCGAGTCTATGCGGAAAAGGGTCAGATCAAGACCGGCAGTTTCATGACCGTGACGCTCTCTTGCGATCACCGCTCGGTCGATGGAGCCCTCGGGGCTGAACTCCTCGCGGCATTCAAGAAGCTGATCGAAGCACCCGTCATGATGCTTGCTTAA
- a CDS encoding SGNH/GDSL hydrolase family protein encodes MKTILAYGDSLTYGADPVVQGGRHAYEDRWPTRLEMGLEGKARVIAEGLGGRSTAFDDFTTTADRNGARILPTLIHSHAPLDAVAIMLGTNDMKSFVCGSALGASRGIKRLGEIVGAEAPTAQLILISPPHCTEPSSPALDPRFSETIAESRELAGHYRRVADELGCHFFDAATVAEADPADGVHLDPANTRAIGDALAPLLKEILGL; translated from the coding sequence ATGAAAACCATTCTCGCCTATGGAGATAGCCTGACCTATGGCGCCGATCCTGTCGTGCAGGGTGGGCGTCATGCCTATGAGGATCGTTGGCCAACCAGGCTCGAAATGGGGCTCGAGGGCAAAGCGCGGGTGATTGCAGAGGGGCTGGGTGGCCGCAGCACCGCTTTTGACGATTTTACCACCACGGCAGACCGCAATGGCGCCCGCATCCTGCCGACGCTGATCCACAGCCATGCTCCGCTCGATGCGGTTGCCATCATGCTCGGCACCAATGACATGAAGAGCTTTGTCTGCGGCAGTGCACTGGGGGCCTCGCGGGGCATCAAGAGGCTGGGAGAAATCGTCGGGGCGGAGGCACCGACAGCGCAGCTTATTCTGATATCGCCGCCCCATTGTACCGAACCATCCAGCCCCGCGCTGGATCCCAGGTTCAGTGAGACGATCGCAGAGAGCCGCGAACTGGCCGGTCACTACCGGCGCGTCGCGGACGAACTCGGCTGCCATTTCTTCGATGCGGCAACGGTCGCCGAAGCCGATCCGGCGGACGGCGTACATCTCGACCCGGCCAACACACGCGCAATCGGCGACGCACTGGCGCCGCTTCTCAAAGAGATACTCGGGCTCTAG